The window TGGGTATTGTTGCCTCCGGACCATATACAATCCCAATCATCGGCAATATCTTCTTTAAAGGAAGGGAAAAAGCCTTTTTCTTTATCTGTTATCCACCCGGAGTACTTTTCAGAAAGCATAAGGTTTGTCTGCAAACGATCAACCTCTATTTTCTTATCTACTTTCGTTTTAACAGTGAATTCAAAGGAATTGTCTTTTTTTAATCTAATTTGCCAGTGTTGACTTATGGGTAGATATAACCACTTTCCAAAGACCTTAATTGTCTCTCTACTTTTCTCTTCAGTCTTCCATATAGCTTTTGAGTAAGAGTCGTGCCAACGTCCCTTTGAGCGAATAGATGTATATAGGCCAAAACCCTTCGTCAGCTCTGTTCCTTCCCAGTAAATGCAGCCTTTGCCTTTATCAAAGTTAAAATCTAAACTTTTAGTTCGAAGTATATTTGCCGAATCTTCTATACGTACCTGAGCGGCTTTATTCAAATTGGCTTCAATTGCAAAGCAAGAGTATTCTCCCGGTAAAAGCCTTACATTCTCTTCTGGTTCAACCTTCTCTATCCGTAATATCCTTGCTTTATGATAAAAATCTGCGTTGAGAATTTTGGCAAAGTTATTTAAATCTTTAGAGAACTTTAAAGATAGAGCGGGAAACCGATTATTTTGACTGAGAAGTCCAATTGAACCATCAGGAATACATCTTTGCAACATATCTATCTCACTTTCTAAAAACTTATCTGGAAGATTTCCTGCTCCATAGTCACTAAAATAATGTTTATAACCTTCGGAGCATATAAACTCAGCCCGTTGCTCCTGGATATCCACTTCAGCATTAACTTCCATATTAACCTTCCATGAAAACTGAGACTTATTACTTATTTCCATTTCCCAAATCTGCACAATGGGAAGATTGCGCCACATACCTCTGGCAATTAGTTTATTCTTATCTTCCTTTTTAACTTCCCAATGTGCTAAATGAGAGTAATAGCGCCTTCCATTCATATAAAATGAAGTACCTATATGGGGGGCACAAGTCAAATTTGTGCCATCGTATAAAAGTATACCCTTGCCTTTCTCAAATACTAATTTCAATTCATCATCAACTAAAGTAAAACCATCCTGTAATTTTTCTAAATAATTATTTATATCTGGACAATTAAGAATTATTTTTCCCGAAAAGTAAACAAAATGATTGGCACAACTTGATGAGTAATTCTGCAAAGCTAAGGCCCTGTATTGTAACATCCTGCAATTATTAAAGTAATCGCTATTTAATATTTGAGCCCGGCATTTAGATGTATAGCCAGATTGCTCGAAAATTAATGAAGGAAGTTTACCATCTAGAATCTCCTTTGTTCTTACACCGATACATTTTCTAAAACCATTTACGTTAAGCAACTCTTGCCAGTCTTTATCATTATTATCTTTGGATGGAAATTCGCCTTTTTCTGAAGGAGTAAACCATTGAGCGTATTCATTACTTAACATAATATTTGTGTATCCTTCTTGAATTTCAATGGGTTCTTGCAATTCCATTTCGATATTCCATTTTAGCTCATAATTATCAGTTAGTTCCAATCTCCAAACCTGAGTCAGTGCCAGTTGGTAGAATTGGCCTTTAGCCACTAATTTATTTTCGCTTTCTCTTTTAACCTCCCAGTCTGCCTGAAGGGAACTATACCATCTATTTGCGGTAAGGAAAATAGTATGTGCTCCGGAATTAGGAGTAAGAAGCTTATCTTGCCAATTTATAAAAAATCGACCATTATTAAATACAACATTCAAAGGTCCTCTTTCTAAAAAGCCTACACCTTCTTTAACGCCAAACATCTGTGTATAAAGCCGAATTACTTTGTCAGTCAGGCCATCCTTGACTATCCTGCCCTCTTTGAGGAAAATTGCTCTTTTACAGATGCGCCTCAACATATTCATATCGTGGGTAACAACGATAATAGTCCTTCCTTGTTCTTTTAATTCAAATATCTTTTTAATGCATTTTCTCTGAAAATATTCATCTCCGACTGTCAGGATATCGTCGATAAGTAGTATATCGGGGTCCATATGGATAGCGATAGAAAAGGCAAGGCGAACGAACATACCTTGAGAGTAACATTTGACCGGTGCATAGATAAATTTACCCAGAGAAGCAAAATTTACAATCTCTTCATATTTTTCTTCAATCTGACTCTGAGTTAGGCCAAATAAACTGGCATTTAAATAAATATTCTCTCTGCCTGTAAGTTCTGATTGAAAACCCGCGCCCAATTCTAAAAGTCCAGAAACTCTTCCCGAAACTTTAAGTTCTCCGCGGTCTGATTTAAGCATTCCAGCGATTAACTTCAAAATTGTAGATTTACCTGAGCCATTTTCTCCAATTATCCCTAACGTTTCTCCCCGCTCAACGTTGAAACTTATGCCTTTTAACGCCCAAAAGTTATCCCAGGAGGCCTTCCCCTCAAGAATAAACTTGATCCGATACATCTCCCAAACATCTTTAAGTTGGATTATATCCATTCTAGATTTCCTTTAAAATTTTGGATTCAGAAGAAGAAAAAAACATCAAGCCTAGAA is drawn from Patescibacteria group bacterium and contains these coding sequences:
- a CDS encoding ABC transporter ATP-binding protein, whose product is MDIIQLKDVWEMYRIKFILEGKASWDNFWALKGISFNVERGETLGIIGENGSGKSTILKLIAGMLKSDRGELKVSGRVSGLLELGAGFQSELTGRENIYLNASLFGLTQSQIEEKYEEIVNFASLGKFIYAPVKCYSQGMFVRLAFSIAIHMDPDILLIDDILTVGDEYFQRKCIKKIFELKEQGRTIIVVTHDMNMLRRICKRAIFLKEGRIVKDGLTDKVIRLYTQMFGVKEGVGFLERGPLNVVFNNGRFFINWQDKLLTPNSGAHTIFLTANRWYSSLQADWEVKRESENKLVAKGQFYQLALTQVWRLELTDNYELKWNIEMELQEPIEIQEGYTNIMLSNEYAQWFTPSEKGEFPSKDNNDKDWQELLNVNGFRKCIGVRTKEILDGKLPSLIFEQSGYTSKCRAQILNSDYFNNCRMLQYRALALQNYSSSCANHFVYFSGKIILNCPDINNYLEKLQDGFTLVDDELKLVFEKGKGILLYDGTNLTCAPHIGTSFYMNGRRYYSHLAHWEVKKEDKNKLIARGMWRNLPIVQIWEMEISNKSQFSWKVNMEVNAEVDIQEQRAEFICSEGYKHYFSDYGAGNLPDKFLESEIDMLQRCIPDGSIGLLSQNNRFPALSLKFSKDLNNFAKILNADFYHKARILRIEKVEPEENVRLLPGEYSCFAIEANLNKAAQVRIEDSANILRTKSLDFNFDKGKGCIYWEGTELTKGFGLYTSIRSKGRWHDSYSKAIWKTEEKSRETIKVFGKWLYLPISQHWQIRLKKDNSFEFTVKTKVDKKIEVDRLQTNLMLSEKYSGWITDKEKGFFPSFKEDIADDWDCIWSGGNNTQYIAVAAESADKKRLPSVIFFPQKQNPDWRLNIINSDVYHRGRVLQYLNPQRLTIFPGEYLYFCGRIHFTPLEKAL